A single genomic interval of Pomacea canaliculata isolate SZHN2017 linkage group LG5, ASM307304v1, whole genome shotgun sequence harbors:
- the LOC112564642 gene encoding cytochrome P450 20A1-like isoform X2, with product MLDFVIFAVTFVVILFILVIWLYPTSRKVTTVPGLEPSNKDDGNLSDITRAGSLHMFLIDLHKQFGPIASFWMGEQLVVSIASPELFKQQMSVFDRPGDLFQIIAPLCGPTSIQFLNGAEGRGRRQLYDKSFLHENLHVYTEGLQKISKEMVTKWGSLVKEEHIPLQQYMKAFATKVVLQCTLGAFFLDDKEVFNFKQHFDKAWSELEHRLQDPSIPPEDSPRGKAFREVLTWCLYFLASHPTIQDKLKQELSGAGDFSPKSLEKLRYLRQVLEETFRCAVIVPWAARYQDFDSELGGHKISKRTPVVHALGVVLQDDNLWPLPNKFDPDRFSVENGKDRPTLAFAPFGFAGKRLCPAKDFVYLEAAVLVASLVSKFKVSLVEGQVVNPVYGLVTKPEDEIWVTVQKRN from the exons ATGTtagattttgtgatttttgccGTTACTTTCGTCGTCATCCTTTTCATATTAGTGATATGGCTTTATCCG ACATCCAGAAAGGTAACAACAGTTCCTGGTCTGGAACCATCAAATAAAGA TGATGGTAATCTCAGTGACATAACACGCGCTGGAAGTCTGCATATGTTCCTGATTGACCTACATAAACAGTTTGGCCCAATAGCTTCCTTCTGGATGGGAGAGCAGCTTGTTGTTAGTATTGCTTCTCCTGAGTTGTTCAAGCAGCAAATGAGTGTGTTTGATCGGCCAG GTGACCTATTTCAGATTATAGCACCTTTGTGTGGTCCTACCAGCATCCAATTTTTGAATGGTGCTGAAGGGCGTGGACGTAGACAGCTGTATGATAAAAGCTTCCTCCATGAAAATCTACATGTTTACACAGAAGGACTCCAGAAG ATTTCTAAAGAGATGGTGACCAAGTGGGGCTCTTTAGTGAAGGAGGAGCACATTCCCCTACAACAGTACATGAAGGCATTTGCAACGAAGGTGGTGCTACAGTGTACTTTAGGGGCATTTTTCCTTGATGACAAAGAGGTCTTTAACTTCAAGCAGCACTTTGACAAG GCATGGTCTGAGCTGGAGCATCGTTTGCAAGACCCATCCATCCCACCTGAAGACAGTCCCAGAGGAAAGGCATTCAGAGAGg TGCTGACTTGGTGCCTCTACTTTCTTGCAAGCCATCCAACCATTCAAGATAAGCTAAAGCAGGAACTCAGTGGTGCTGGTGATTTCTCTCCCAAAAGTTTGGAAAAGCTCAG GTATCTGAGACAGGTCCTAGAGGAGACTTTTCGTTGTGCTGTTATAGTGCCTTGGGCTGCTAGATACCAAGATTTTGACTCGGAGCTTGGAGGTCACAAAATTTCTAAACGG aCACCTGTGGTGCATGCACTGGGAGTTGTTCTACAGGATGACAACCTTTGGCCTCTTCCTAACAA GTTTGACCCAGATCGCTTCTCAGTGGAAAATGGAAAAGACAGGCCAACTCTTGCATTTGCGCCGTTTGGATTTGCTGGTAAAAGACTTTGCCCTGCCAAGGACTTTGTTTATCTGGAGGCTGCTGTTCTAGTGGCATCACTTGTCAGCAAGTTTAAGGTCAGCCTGGTTGAAGGTCAGGTTGTGAACCCTGTGTATGGCTTGGTCACAAAGCCTGAGGATGAAATCTGGGTCACTGtgcagaaaagaaattaa
- the LOC112564642 gene encoding cytochrome P450 20A1-like isoform X1: MLDFVIFAVTFVVILFILVIWLYPTSRKVTTVPGLEPSNKDDGNLSDITRAGSLHMFLIDLHKQFGPIASFWMGEQLVVSIASPELFKQQMSVFDRPGDLFQIIAPLCGPTSIQFLNGAEGRGRRQLYDKSFLHENLHVYTEGLQKISKEMVTKWGSLVKEEHIPLQQYMKAFATKVVLQCTLGAFFLDDKEVFNFKQHFDKAWSELEHRLQDPSIPPEDSPRGKAFREALKGLQGIIKKALQHREKNRLASKESLIVDHILSVHKDEDAQTSDCLSYLVYGIPAAGSLLTWCLYFLASHPTIQDKLKQELSGAGDFSPKSLEKLRYLRQVLEETFRCAVIVPWAARYQDFDSELGGHKISKRTPVVHALGVVLQDDNLWPLPNKFDPDRFSVENGKDRPTLAFAPFGFAGKRLCPAKDFVYLEAAVLVASLVSKFKVSLVEGQVVNPVYGLVTKPEDEIWVTVQKRN, encoded by the exons ATGTtagattttgtgatttttgccGTTACTTTCGTCGTCATCCTTTTCATATTAGTGATATGGCTTTATCCG ACATCCAGAAAGGTAACAACAGTTCCTGGTCTGGAACCATCAAATAAAGA TGATGGTAATCTCAGTGACATAACACGCGCTGGAAGTCTGCATATGTTCCTGATTGACCTACATAAACAGTTTGGCCCAATAGCTTCCTTCTGGATGGGAGAGCAGCTTGTTGTTAGTATTGCTTCTCCTGAGTTGTTCAAGCAGCAAATGAGTGTGTTTGATCGGCCAG GTGACCTATTTCAGATTATAGCACCTTTGTGTGGTCCTACCAGCATCCAATTTTTGAATGGTGCTGAAGGGCGTGGACGTAGACAGCTGTATGATAAAAGCTTCCTCCATGAAAATCTACATGTTTACACAGAAGGACTCCAGAAG ATTTCTAAAGAGATGGTGACCAAGTGGGGCTCTTTAGTGAAGGAGGAGCACATTCCCCTACAACAGTACATGAAGGCATTTGCAACGAAGGTGGTGCTACAGTGTACTTTAGGGGCATTTTTCCTTGATGACAAAGAGGTCTTTAACTTCAAGCAGCACTTTGACAAG GCATGGTCTGAGCTGGAGCATCGTTTGCAAGACCCATCCATCCCACCTGAAGACAGTCCCAGAGGAAAGGCATTCAGAGAGg CACTGAAAGGTCTTCAAGGAATTATCAAAAAAGCACTGCAGCACAGGGAGAAAAATCGACTTGCCAGCAAAGAATCTCTAATTGTGGACCATATTTTATCTGTCCACAAAGACGAGGATGCTCAGACATCAGACTGCTTGTCCTATCTTGTTTATGGTATCCCAGCAGCTGGCAGTT TGCTGACTTGGTGCCTCTACTTTCTTGCAAGCCATCCAACCATTCAAGATAAGCTAAAGCAGGAACTCAGTGGTGCTGGTGATTTCTCTCCCAAAAGTTTGGAAAAGCTCAG GTATCTGAGACAGGTCCTAGAGGAGACTTTTCGTTGTGCTGTTATAGTGCCTTGGGCTGCTAGATACCAAGATTTTGACTCGGAGCTTGGAGGTCACAAAATTTCTAAACGG aCACCTGTGGTGCATGCACTGGGAGTTGTTCTACAGGATGACAACCTTTGGCCTCTTCCTAACAA GTTTGACCCAGATCGCTTCTCAGTGGAAAATGGAAAAGACAGGCCAACTCTTGCATTTGCGCCGTTTGGATTTGCTGGTAAAAGACTTTGCCCTGCCAAGGACTTTGTTTATCTGGAGGCTGCTGTTCTAGTGGCATCACTTGTCAGCAAGTTTAAGGTCAGCCTGGTTGAAGGTCAGGTTGTGAACCCTGTGTATGGCTTGGTCACAAAGCCTGAGGATGAAATCTGGGTCACTGtgcagaaaagaaattaa